The Cervus elaphus chromosome 22, mCerEla1.1, whole genome shotgun sequence genome has a window encoding:
- the ARL1 gene encoding ADP-ribosylation factor-like protein 1 translates to MGGFFSSIFSSLFGTREMRILILGLDGAGKTTILYRLQVGEVVTTIPTIGFNVETVTYKNLKFQVWDLGGQTSIRPYWRCYYSNTDAVIYVVDSCDRDRIGISKSELVAMLEEEELRKAILVVFANKQDMEQAMTPSEMANSLGLPALKDRKWQIFKTSATKGTGLDEAMEWLVETLKSRQ, encoded by the exons ATGG GTGGCTTTTTCTCAAGCATTTTTTCCAGTCTGTTTGGAACTCGGGAAATGAGGATTTTAATTTTGGGATTAGATGGAGCAGGAAAAACTACAATTTTGTACAGATTACAGGTTGGAGAAGTTGTGACTACTATTCCTA CCATTGGATTTAATGTTGAGACAGTAACATACAAGAACCTTAAATTCCAAGTCTGGGATTTGGGAGGACAGACAAGCATCAG gCCATACTGGAGATGTTATTACTCAAACACAGATGCAGTCATTTACGTAGTAGACAGTTGTGACCGAGACCGAATTGGCATTTCCAAATCAGAGTTAGTTGCTATGTTGGAG gaagaagagctgagaaaagccatTTTAGTGGTGTTTGCAAATAAGCAGGACATGGAACAGGCAATGACTCCCTCAGAAATGGCAAATTCACTTGGGTTACCTGCCTTGAAGGACCGAAAATGGCAAATATTCAAAACTTCAGCAACCAAAGGCACTGGCCTTGATGAGGCAATGGAATG GTTAGTTGAAACATTAAAGAGCAGACAGTAA